A stretch of the Diprion similis isolate iyDipSimi1 chromosome 14, iyDipSimi1.1, whole genome shotgun sequence genome encodes the following:
- the LOC124415001 gene encoding 15-hydroxyprostaglandin dehydrogenase [NAD(+)]-like — MQIKSKIVLLTGGANGIGFAYARELLRNGAGRIVILDVKDSSGKEAASKLNKEFGQGHVVFIFCDVSKPQELEAGFAETVKQFGGLDILINNAGIMDDVRWELMIATNVNAVVRGTLLGLQYMGKDKGGKGGVIVNIASILGSVPSKYFPVYTGTKYAVIGLSQSFAMPYHYEKTGVRILTLCPGLTDTELLRKSQERILDIIDVEELAEDSSSLTSQKVDSVAHGLVYLIRSAQNSTVWVAENGEPVYQIMIPDRLLTKVSV; from the exons ATGcaaataaaaagcaaaattGTTTTGCTAACCGGGGGGGCCAATGGAATAGGATTTGCCTATGCTAGAGAACTTTTGCGGAATGGTGCTGGT CGCATAGTTATTCTGGACGTGAAGGATTCGAGCGGCAAAGAAGCGGCAAGTAAATTGAACAAGGAATTCGGACAGGGGCACGTCGTCTTCATTTTCTGCGACGTGTCAAAACCGCAAGAATTAGAAG CCGGATTCGCAGAGACGGTCAAGCAATTCGGTGGCCTTGATATTCTGATAAACAATGCTGGGATTATGGATGACGTACGATGGGAGCTCATGATTGCCACCAACGTA AATGCTGTGGTTCGCGGAACGCTCCTGGGCTTGCAATACATGGGAAAAGACAAGGGAGGCAAGGGGGGTGTGATTGTTAACATCGCGTCCATCTTGGGCTCGGTACCGTCGAAATATTTCCCAGTTTATACGGGAACGAAGTACGCCGTAATAGGATTGAGTCAGTCTTTCGCG ATGCCTTATCATTACGAGAAAACAGGCGTTCGAATATTGACGCTGTGCCCGGGCCTCACAGACACTGAACTGCTCAGGAAATCTCAGGAAAGAATATTAGATATAATCGACGTTGAAGAACTAGCTGAAGACAGCAGCAGTTTAACTTCCCAAAA AGTTGACAGCGTCGCACATGGCTTGGTATACCTGATCCGATCGGCCCAAAACAGCACTGTTTGGGTAGCTGAAAACGGAGAACCCGTTTACCAAATTATGATTCCCGATCGTTTACTCACCAAAGTTTCAGTCTGA